TGGTTGGCAGGACTATTTTCTCTGTTTCCTCATTCCGGGtattcttcgtcttcttcaacACGTTGTCGTTTTGTGACAAAGTAGCAGTCTCAGACCTATCCGTGGATATAGCCGAAGCCGTTGTGTGCTTCTTCTTCAACTTTATGTTCGAGGAGAGACAACAGGTGGGAATGGAAAAGAGGCGTTTAGGGAAGTGGGAGAGGGAGGGTTTGAGGAGAGGAGGGAATAGGAAGGAGATGGAAGTTGCCACGGCCATTCTCTGAAGAATTAACAATGGCGAGTCCTTTCGTTGATCTGTCTCCGGGCTTTTAGAGTGGTCAGTCTTCTGAGAGGATTTTTGGGTGAAGCTGTCTGTGGTGGAGGATTTCTGCGAAGACTTTAACGACGGGCAATTTACAATTTACGATATTTATGagatatatgtataatttttcaaaatatgaaattaatgaaattaaaattataactatgactgataaatattaaaaaaaaaattagattatatgccaaacaatttatttgtttcaaattttttcacatataaatttctttatgacaGGCATTATCTTTTTACAAGTAACGGATAATATACTCAGTAAAACGCTTACAGaatatgatttgatttgaaagaaaaattataaaattaaatgttataaattaaatattatcatttaaataatatggatAATGTGTTCTACACATTAACTTAAGAACTCTAATGTTATTGAATCACATCATCAcattcatttaaatattttactttaaaataacattataatctAAAGATTTATAACAATTCATTATTTaatgattatattttattcactcaaaaaatatcctttaatttttatttttatttttatttttaacaaatatgCCATATACATTTTGTTAATACTATATCGTacactttctttaaaaaaaatggagctCACTACTTAATAAATGAATCTTATTCACATGCATCCCACATTTTCCTCACTTTTCTCAAAAGAAATACAGGAGACATGCACAGCCTAGTATAAGtaattttcctatatatttatAGTGCATATTTGATATTGTGGtagaaaatagaattttttgtaATAATGATTGAGTATAAAGCTCTACAATTAAGAAATGATTATTGTTTGGTAAACATGTATCTAAAATATGTCTTTACAGTTAGTTACAccactcttcttctttttttaaatgtacAGTTATGTTATATGCAGGAGCTTTTCAATTTGGTACTTTTTCAGAAGTGGAGTGATTAAAGAAATCTCTGTTCTTGAAACTCCATCTTAATTGGATGCCAAATTTCTCAATCTATGTGCAACACTGGTTATGTCTGAGAACTCTATAgcattttgtttccttttcttccttctttgtgTATACCTTTTAAGAAGGTATACACAAAGAATGAGGCTTTCAAGCAAGTAGAAATCATAGCTCACATTTGGTTTCCAGCTTGAAAATTGATGAcaatctccattcaattggttttttttttttttttttttttttaatttttggcacATCAGAAGAACCTCCCTCATTCACAATGTCCAAGCCCCACAAAAAAAGATGAATTGAAGAAGTAAAAGATTTAATAAAGCATGAAGTGGATCtgtatatttatacatatgCAATAAAATTACACCCTATGACTGTCCTAACAACACTCTActcataaatgaaatgataaatcCCTACAAGGTGAAAGACAAAATCGAGTAAATGAAAGTAATAAGCTCTCTCTTGAACATAGGGTGAAAACCCCCCACAAAAGTAAGCAAGAGATGCATCAATCGATCTAAGAAAGACACAAAGCCTAGTCATTCTTATCCTTAAAACTACACCCCATTCTCTGTTCTGGCACCATAGCCATTTGCTCCATTCAGTCCATTCCCATGGGAGGGGTACTTCTCTGAGCtcgtattttttcttttgataacaATGAACCAAGTAAAAGCTTCCAAAAGAGCTGCATTGACTCCCAAGAAAATCAGGATTCCGATATATATCTTCTTCCACTTATCGTCGGGTTTCAAGATGTCAAAACCTTCAAAGACGTTAACAATGCTCAGGATGATGGTAGCGTATCCGACACAGTGGTGGTAGATGTTCCAATACAACCTGTACTTGTGATCCTTCTTTGGCCTCAAAAGCAGAGCAAACAACTACAAACATGTACAAAATGAATGTAAGAAAACTATAGCAGACACCTTATATAATAATTGACACTTTTAATATAGATTAGCGGAATGTTATGCAAGAACAAAGGGTGAAAAGAACATCGAAATTTTTGGTGAGACAAATACATAATGCATAGTGTAAGGGAATACCTGAAGTGTTCCCATGCAGAAAAGGACTATGCCGATGTTCCTATGGGTACCATACTTAATGCCAGGGGAATCGCTGCCAAGTTTTATACCCGTGGCAAATCCAGAAACTCCAACAACATAGGCAGAAGTTTGGCAAGCGACATGTAGATAAAACCACGCAGGATCTGCAGACTTGAACGTCTTTAGGTACCTAGCAATCATGGCTCCCATAGGCATCAAAATTCCCCAACTAACCGCGTTTAGGACTCCATGAATCTGTAAAATGATCAATccaatttataaaaatcattagACCAATGAATATTTGAATAGTCAAAGAAAGAACAATGGTTCATGTTGTTGAGCAGGCGAAAAATGAATAGATAGATCTGTGTTGTTAGtattgtttaatatttatgCAAGAAAAGATTGTTATGTACGTAAAGTCGAGGGAAGAACTTAAAAAATGGTTGTCAACGGTTGAAATTGATCGAACCCCAAATATTGCCTGTCTGAGAACGATCGCAAAGATTGTAATCCATACTACAGAATTAATTCATTAACAAGAGGAGATGATCTATGTGGAAGGACATGCACTTGCTATATATGTCAGGGAATGGAAAGTTGGGAGTTGCAGCAAGATCAGTATTTCCGACCGCTAACTCTCGAGGGATATTCAACTTGCCAGGGAATATTTTCCCAGAAATCTATACAAGTATTTATCTTCTAATATAGGTGTCAAATCACACAAAAACCCATCAAAAGGAACCCCAGAATATTGGTAGTTGAGATGGCAAGTAAACCCCTTAAGCTAATTTAACAATAGCAATAGGTACTTAAGCCAAATGACAAAAATTTATGTAAGTCTATGACCTTACTCCTGAATAAACTCGAATCACTTACATTCTTCTTTCGAAGCCTTGGAATGATCACTGCTGAAGGTGTTGTGGCCGTGGCATCGAGAAAATTCAGGGTGTTTGTTGATATCATATTACTTGAACCTGCTGTAGTAACATGCGAAATAGGACTGTTCCCACTCAGAGGACCTTCTTGCCAGACTTGGTTTACCGTTGTCGTCATGCTACTACTAAGGGTTAATGTCGCAAATATAGACATCTCATTGCCATTCACAAATGTTGCAGAGAGATTTGACACCGCAAAGCTCAAAGAACCCTCAGTCAATGTTGATATTGTATAACCAGGCACTGGGGATGTGTATGCATGCATGACTCCACTGGTGTTCTGAAATGCCACAAGGGCTTGTGCCCCTACCATTCCTTGTCCAGTGGGGTTGAGGGCCCAAGAAATCCATTTCGCGCTTGTGGTTCCAGTCACTCTATACGCGATATCAACTTTGCTGGTTGATTGATCGTAGGTCCAGTGAAGGAATGAATTCAAAACAGGAAGGTCTTGGCATGAGCTGTATACCTTGTTGTTAGAGAAACCAGTATAGCTCCGGCAGGTTTGAGCAAACGATGAGGCACACAGGGAGAACAGAACacaagaaaacaacaacaaagtaGTCGAAGTTTTTCCCATGGTGAGAGATACCAATTAGAGGACTTTGAGGCTATGCCTAGATCGAAATCAATAGCACAAGGAAAACAAATTCTCGGTATCTGGGTATGCACCAGATGTTGCTGAAATCCTTTGCAGAGgtttttttgctttctttcttctctatcTAGGTTTCAAGGATTTGGATCAAAAACCAAAGCTTCTAGATAGATGTGTTGCAGAGGAGGTGCGGTGGGAATGGGAAGAAGGGGAAAGTGGGCGTTAAATATTGTTGGCGGAGTTGGGTTTGTTGGACTAGTTGGTTGTAGAACTTGTCTTCACGAGGCTACGAATGTGAACTATACATGGGTTGCCGAGTCCTATATAAAGAATTAAACATGGAAACTTATAAAATTAGGatcttgttttgtaatgtaataaGAATGGAAGAAGAAGTCATGGAAATCTGTTTCCTTCACACTTTCACTTCCCAAGTTTTGAACTTCCTATTCAAATTGCCTAGGTCTTCAAGTCCAACCACTCTCCTTGTTCACACCTGCTTCTCCTGACCCGCCTACAAGTTTCCAAGAAGCTAGTTCATATTCTGAGAACGTGGAAGAGCCACCAAGGGAAAtaattcctttaaaaaataataaaaaaagaaaaggcaaggTCCCACAAGTTGAATCAGCAATGGGCCTCCAACAAATAGAACTCTCCATCGCTGATGCTAAAAACAAAGTCATCGGCAAAAGTTCAACGCCGGCACCTACCGTGGAGAAAGAAAATCGAATCCAGCTGATGCTTTAGGAAGAAATGTATATGAGAAATTAAGGACTCTTTAAATTCAAAGCTGAAAAATAGAAGTTGCACCAATTTTCGTCAAAGAAAATGACAGAATTAAATACACATAAACTTCGCTATTGCGTGCCACGAAAACCAaacttgtaattaattttttcaacgGTGCAGTACGGCGGATGGACCATCACCAAACGCtgatacaaaataataataataataataataataaacgaaaaaaaataaaataaatttactttcACATTCAAGACCGAAACAAACGTGTTGACTCGGCCCCATTTATTCATCTACATTGTGCCTTGAATATTCACACATGGGGGAAACTTGCAGACTGGACGGAGATTAATTCTGCCACCTTGGCGGCTGGCGTCCACACGCCCTGTCAGTCAAACCAAATAAACACGTTAAGTGTCGTCATCACCGTATGTTGCCTTGATCCACGGCGGGCGCGCGCGGTTCAATACGGGGATGGAGTCAACGCGTGGATGAAAGTTTGGAGTGGGTATTTGGTAAACTAACATCTTTTTGGTTTGGTTGTTTAATTCCCAAAATCCGATAATTATGCAGACCATATATTATCATCTCATTATGATTAAGTGACATTAATCAGAGATGATCCAAATATGATGAATGTTGTGTAATATTTAGCATTACTCTGAATCGTCAAATTACCGAAATGccaatttttcataatttgggTATAAAACGGAAATGATCGAAGGGTGGGAAATGCATTAGATTTTTCTTGCTAATGCTTGACTTACTGGTAAATCTCAAAATCAATATCTCACCCATAAAGTttgaaagtaaaagattatgatCACATGAAGAGCAATGCAGCAtttgtttataattaatt
This is a stretch of genomic DNA from Carya illinoinensis cultivar Pawnee chromosome 3, C.illinoinensisPawnee_v1, whole genome shotgun sequence. It encodes these proteins:
- the LOC122305456 gene encoding cytochrome b561 and DOMON domain-containing protein At5g47530-like, which codes for MGKTSTTLLLFSCVLFSLCASSFAQTCRSYTGFSNNKVYSSCQDLPVLNSFLHWTYDQSTSKVDIAYRVTGTTSAKWISWALNPTGQGMVGAQALVAFQNTSGVMHAYTSPVPGYTISTLTEGSLSFAVSNLSATFVNGNEMSIFATLTLSSSMTTTVNQVWQEGPLSGNSPISHVTTAGSSNMISTNTLNFLDATATTPSAVIIPRLRKKNIHGVLNAVSWGILMPMGAMIARYLKTFKSADPAWFYLHVACQTSAYVVGVSGFATGIKLGSDSPGIKYGTHRNIGIVLFCMGTLQLFALLLRPKKDHKYRLYWNIYHHCVGYATIILSIVNVFEGFDILKPDDKWKKIYIGILIFLGVNAALLEAFTWFIVIKRKNTSSEKYPSHGNGLNGANGYGARTENGV